A stretch of the Theileria equi strain WA chromosome 1, complete sequence genome encodes the following:
- a CDS encoding eukaryotic translation initiation factor 3, subunit 10, putative (encoded by transcript BEWA_032190A), translating into MHNFQKPENALKRAAELRNIGQNDEALQILHSAIGHRFFRTQGWDTTQERIMLEYVALCIDQDKLRMARDGLHQYRLIAQHANVASLGKVIVELLDRAESRLHKIKATIPTGEEKVDISDYDESPDTLIACTLQVELRDPTTKTLHDVYRFLWEIYKMILDIMRATPKLEKVYHETARKAIVFCRENGRVPEFKRLCDVLRGHYSFLLKVSNKPEMECMLRPELHIETRINQLISACDMGLWKEAFNTVEDLYTLGIRDYITKTFQGSVSVLGQQKEKLLKWLAIFYEKLALIFWVSDLHLFHALAVLRYVMHIRMYKKKVSQEDITYLSSKSVLAVLSVPNYQKEPNKSNDLTSVLSTSSYEMQKRMSTLLGYNTIPNKESLRYALTMKNILPLADENTKKLYSLIENESDNSMKLCLQLVPLLTEKEEEEEDGAAKTGDKFCDKLSIYYPKIKSVVFHKVLLMISKVYASMTISFFTKSICPPEFYEWNDAEKEIVELVHRGLCHIRFDYANSVLYFNSSSVSADSIASIRHQLTDLGKNLYYAMKLLTPEETKRTQEERHLQLVSMKNNIEKERTRLMKRTSEIYQRRQEHQEEQMRVEEERKKLEMQQKINEEKAEKERREEALRQMEIQRRKDEKYKIKSETAQQMLQEIRKLGGAQSSKIMIKGKTLDEINVDDVIDGFVEYDDLEKAQEEQLIKERQECIKQRRAEIKRIDHFVRAIREHDILLYPEWQNSTCQEDTKLLMEVQKRRESKFKEDSEVMKQEKEAFMKYIDDKNKWVENHMAIRRQKFEREHAEQTRRFKEMLVKEKIQRARDRRIAEIRRQEAINEAKRREEEMRRKQLEEEKRLEEEALMKQKLAEMAEKQRAKELEIEKRLMASGESRSTEPSRFIANTTKSSHKQPDDDSEVWRAEPKKSQPAKPFRSLGRRQTDIGKKSSDEESSWRR; encoded by the coding sequence ATGCACAATTTTCAAAAGCCAGAAAACGCCCTTAAAAGGGCCGCGGAGCTCCGCAACATCGGACAAAATGATGAAGCCCTGCAGATTCTACACTCAGCAATAGGTCACAGATTCTTTAGAACCCAGGGATGGGATACTACACAGGAGCGTATCATGTTGGAGTACGTTGCTCTCTGCATAGACCAGGATAAATTGAGAATGGCTAGAGATGGCTTGCATCAATACCGTCTAATTGCGCAACACGCCAACGTAGCTTCACTTGGAAAGGTTATCGTAGAGCTTTTAGACCGTGCAGAGAGTCGTCTTCACAAAATAAAGGCAACAATTCCAACTGGAGAGGAGAAAGTCGACATCAGTGATTATGATGAGTCACCAGATACTCTGATTGCCTGCACTCTTCAAGTAGAGCTGCGTGATCCCACCACCAAGACTTTGCATGATGTCTACCGATTCTTGTGGGAAATTTACAAGATGATTCTGGACATCATGAGGGCAACGCCAAAACTAGAAAAGGTTTACCATGAAACTGCTAGGAAAGCCATTGTGTTCTGCAGGGAGAATGGTAGAGTTCCAGAATTTAAGCGTCTGTGTGACGTTCTCAGAGGTCACTATTCCTTTTTACTCAAGGTATCAAACAAGCCTGAGATGGAGTGTATGCTAAGACCAGAACTTCATATTGAAACCAGAATCAATCAGCTTATTAGTGCCTGTGATATGGGACTCTGGAAGGAAGCCTTTAACACCGTTGAAGACCTATATACACTTGGTATTAGGGATTACATTACAAAGACATTCCAAGGTTCTGTATCAGTACTTGGGCAGCAAAAGGAGAAGTTGTTGAAATGGCTTGCAATTTTCTATGAAAAGCTTGCCTTGATTTTCTGGGTGTCTGATCTTCACCTATTCCATGCTTTGGCGGTACTTCGTTATGTTATGCATATTAGAATGTACAAGAAGAAAGTTTCCCAGGAGGATATTACTTATCTATCTTCTAAATCTGTTTTGGCTGTTTTGTCCGTTCCAAACTATCAAAAGGAACCAAACAAGTCCAATGATCTAACATCCGTTTTATCAACCTCATCGTATGAAATGCAAAAGAGAATGTCCACTTTACTAGGTTATAACACTATACCAAACAAGGAATCTCTTCGTTATGCACTAACAATGAAGAATATACTTCCATTGGCTGATGAAAACACCAAGAAATTATATTCATTAATAGAGAATGAAAGTGACAACTCCATGAAGCTTTGTCTACAGCTCGTACCACTCTTGACTgagaaggaggaagaagaggaagatggcGCAGCAAAAACTGGAGATAAATTCTGCGACAAACTATCAATTTACTATCCAAAGATTAAGAGCGTAGTCTTCCACAAGGTTTTACTGATGATATCAAAGGTCTATGCTTCAATGACCATTAGTTTCTTCACAAAATCCATCTGCCCACCAGAATTTTACGAGTGGAATGATGCTGAAAAGGAAATTGTGGAATTGGTTCACCGTGGTTTATGTCACATCCGTTTTGATTATGCAAACAGCGTTCTATACTTTAATTCGTCATCGGTATCTGCGGATTCCATAGCGTCAATTCGCCACCAATTGACTGATTTGGGAAAGAATCTATATTACGCAATGAAGTTGTTGACTCCTGAAGAAACAAAGAGAACCCAAGAAGAACGACATTTGCAACTGGTATCAATGAAAAACAACATTGAGAAAGAGCGTACACGTTTGATGAAACGTACAAGTGAAATATATCAGAGGCGTCAGGAGCACCAAGAAGAACAAATGAGAGTGGAAGAAGAGCGCAAGAAACTCGAGATGCAACAAAAGAttaatgaagaaaaggcAGAAAAGGAACGTCGTGAGGAAGCCCTCAGACAGATGGAGATTCAGAGACGTAAGGATGAAAAATACAAGATAAAGAGTGAAACTGCCCAGCAAATGCTTCAAGAAATTCGCAAGCTTGGTGGCGCTCAGTCCTCCAAGATTATGATCAAGGGTAAGACACTAGATGAAATTAATGTTGATGATGTTATCGACGGTTTTGTTGAATATGACgatttggaaaaggcaCAAGAAGAACAATTGATTAAGGAACGACAAGAATGTATTAAGCAGCGTAGAGCTGAAATCAAGCGTATAGACCACTTTGTTAGGGCTATACGTGAACATGATATATTGCTGTATCCTGAATGGCAGAACAGTACCTGTCAAGAGGACACTAAACTCCTCATGGAAGTTCAGAAGCGACGTGAATCTAAATTTAAAGAAGATTCTGAAGTCATGAAGCAAGAAAAGGAGGCCTTCATGAAATATATTGATGACAAGAATAAATGGGTAGAAAATCACATGGCTATTAGACGTCAAAAGTTTGAAAGGGAACACGCTGAACAAACGAGGCGCTTTAAAGAGATGCTAGTCAAGGAAAAGATACAGAGAGCAAGGGATAGGCGAATAGCTGAAATCCGCCGCCAAGAAGCCATAAACGAAGCCAAGAGGcgtgaagaagaaatgagGCGCAAACAActtgaagaggaaaagaGACTAGAGGAAGAGGCTTTGATGAAGCAAAAGCTTGCTGAAATGGCAGAAAAGCAACGTGCCAAGGAGCTTGAAATCGAGAAGCGTCTAATGGCCTCAGGCGAAAGTCGCTCTACTGAACCATCTAGATTTATCGCTAACACTACCAAAAGTTCGCATAAACAACCAGACGATGATTCTGAAGTCTGGAGAGCTGAACCAAAGAAATCACAACCCGCAAAACCCTTCCGGTCACTAGGCAGAAGACAAACAGATATTGGTAAAAAGTCATCTGACGAAGAATCAAGCTGGAGGCGTTAG
- a CDS encoding dynein light chain 1, putative (encoded by transcript BEWA_032200A) encodes MTDHKVAQRPTVKDTVIKNVDMDENMQKYALEVAEHALSKFDVEKDIAAHIKKEFDKTYSPTWHCIVGRSFGSYVTHEKDHFIYFYIGNTAVLLFKHG; translated from the coding sequence ATGACCGACCACAAGGTCGCTCAGAGACCAACTGTTAAAGATACAGTCATCAAAAATGTCGACATGGACgaaaatatgcaaaaatACGCCCTAGAGGTAGCAGAACACGCCCTCAGCAAGTTCGACGTAGAAAAGGATATCGCGGCACACATAAAGAAGGAATTCGATAAAACATACAGTCCAACATGGCATTGTATAGTAGGACGAAGCTTCGGGTCATACGTCACTCACGAAAAGGACCACTTCATCTACTTTTACATCGGAAACACAGCTGTACTCCTCTTCAAACACGGTTAA
- a CDS encoding DNA-directed RNA polymerase subunit rpb8, putative (encoded by transcript BEWA_032210A), producing the protein MATASCVFEDRFLVRSIDKSKFERVARISAKSTGFDAELLLDVNSDLLPVNNKAMLHILITNSLLPSGSDVNLSECNDIPTLLGDYEYAMYGKIFKFEEISSETRTIYASFGGLLMSLTADKQVVADLELDMKIYLLVRRITANR; encoded by the exons ATGGCAACCGCCTCGTGTGTTTTTGAGGACCGTTTTTTGGTCAGGTCCATTGACAAGTCCAAGTTTGAGCGTGTTGCTCGAATTAGTGCCAAGAGCACGGGTTTCGACGCGGAGCTCCTTCTAGATGTGAATTCGGACCTGCTTCCAGTAAATAACAAAGCG ATGCTTCACATTCTCATCACGAATTCTCTCCTGCCTAGCGGTTCGGATGTAAATTTGAGCGAATGCAACGACATTCCTACCCTTTTGGGAGACTATGAGTACGCGATGTACGgcaaaatatttaaattcGAGGAAATTTCCTCAGAGACTCG GACGATATACGCCTCTTTTGGGGGTTTGCTAATGTCATTGACGGCTGACAAGCAGGTTGTTGCGGATTTGGAGCTCGACATGAAGATTTACCTCTTGGTCAGGAGGATTACCGCGAATAGATAG
- a CDS encoding signal peptide-containing protein (encoded by transcript BEWA_032220A): MRSTFFFLFFIGSALSHRLRSNVLAPSLYTSFSQKTYVDRISKIIRNDLDSKVDEIVDILASDLEKELGKNGLLAASYLETVSGNGWAKQAKVIVKKTLLSIIKRMIPLFDMWIHDAVQPPVVDRLVYKLLVHPLGFGISEELRNKLHITTENPWKEDAIDDDDDDFDTLGADEDEEDEDLDFS; this comes from the exons atgaGGTCcactttcttctttttgtTCTTCATCGGGAGTGCCCTATCCCACAGGCTTCGCAGCAACGTTCTTGCTCCTAGCCTCTACACCTCCTTTTCCCAAAAGACATACGTAGATC GTATCTCAAAGATCATTAGAAACGACCTGGACTCCAAGGTTGACGAAATAGTTGACATTTTGGCTAGTGACTTGGAGAAGGAGTTGGGAAAGAATGGTCTGTTGGCTGCTTCTTATCTTGAGACTGTCAGTGGCAACGGCTGGGCCAAGCAGGCTAAAGTTATTGTCAAGAAGACCCTCCTTAGCATCATTAAGCGCATGATTCCTCTCTTTGATATGTGGATCCACGATGCCGTTCAGCCTCCAGTTGTTGACAGATTGGTCTACAAGCTCCTCGTACACCCACTTGGCTTCGGAATCTCAGAAGAGCTCCGCAACAAGCTTCATATCACCACAGAGAACCCATGGAAGGAGGACGCTATTGATGATGACGATGATGATTTTGACACCCTTGGAGcagatgaagatgaggaagatgaggattTGGACTTTTCCTAG
- a CDS encoding ribosomal processing protein, putative (encoded by transcript BEWA_032230A), translating to MEVSILHRKKSDYTSEGPSARPKPMRNPDPKLHPFSRAREYTRALVATKMEKMFAKPLVSVLEGHTDSVNCMAVSRTKLVDMFTGCCKGEVKIWNLLKKDKGVTLGHHEGFVNGLVTNRDGSLLYSCGNDKYIKCWNVSSSNAIDEDDDEKYLDTFTSVVTEYSNRPKPTTVFLSNHILNGIDHHWSNDLIASAGDVLEVWDGHRSSPIMKFEWGCNSLYSVKFNPSNFDLLGSSGSDNSIGLYDIRANTPIRKVILKMRSNALCWNPQNPIHFTVANEDSNLYTFDMRKLQKALLVHKDFTNSVTDVDYSPTGKEFVASSFDKCLRLFSVEGRSRDVYSNRRMQNVLCCRFSLDGRFVCSGSSDMCIRVWKSDASAPIGPRTPREKAALAYRRALKEKYRGLPEIRRIQRHHHVPALVLKQSRQKQESQAAKRRREINRALHSKDGTITQEKEKPVINQVE from the exons aTGGAAGTCTCTATTTTGCATAGAAAAAAATCGGATTATACCTCGGAAGGGCCGAGCGCGCGGCCAAAGCCGATGCGTAACCCGGACCCTAAGCTTCATCCGTTTTCAAGG GCAAGAGAGTATACTAGGGCTCTGGTGGCcacaaaaatggagaaaatgTTCGCAAAACCACTCGTTTCTGTGCTAGAAGGACATACAGACTCCGTCAACTGCATGGCTGTCAGCAGAACGAAACTC GTGGACATGTTTACCGGTTGCTGTAAGGGCGAAGTTAAGATTTGGAATCTGCTCAAAAAGGACAAGGGAGTCACTCTTGGCCATCATGAAGGCTTTGTAAACG GTCTCGTGACAAACAGGGACGGTTCTCTGCTCTACTCTTGCGGCAATGACAAGTACATAAAGTGCTGGAATGTTTCCAGTAGTAATGCCATTGACGAGGATGATGACGAAAAGTATCTGGACACTTTTACATCTGTAGTAACAGAGTATTCAAATAGACCAAAG CCCACAACCGTATTTCTCTCTAACCACATCCTTAATGGCATTGATCACCACTGGTCAAACGATCTCATTG CCTCTGCCGGGGATGTTTTGGAGGTCTGGGACGGTCACCGCAGCTCACCAATAATGAAGTTTGAATGGGGATGCAATTCTCTCTACTCTGTAAAGTTTAATCCCTCAAATTTTGATCTACTTGGGTCGAGTGGCTCTGACAACTCCATCGGTCTGTATGACATTAGAGCAAACACACCAATAAGAAAGGTTATACTAAAAATGAGGTCCAATGCCTTGTGTTGGAACCCGCAAAATCCCATACATTTCACAGTCGCAAATGAAGATTCAAATCTGTACACATTTGACATGAGAAAACTGCAAAAGGCACTCTTGGTGCACAAGGACTTTACAAATTCAGT GACGGATGTCGACTATAGTCCAACTGGAAAGGAGTTTGTAGCTTCTTCATTCGACAAGTGCTTAAGGCTTTTCTCCGTAGAAGGAAGAAGTAGAGATGTCTACTCAAACAGGAGAATGCAAAATGTCCTTTGTTGTCGGTTCTCACTCGATGGAAGATTTGTCTGCTCGGGAAGTTCAGACATGTGCATACGGGTCTGGAAATCGGATGCATCAGCCCCAATAGGTCCAAGAACCCCGAGGGAAAAGGCTGCACTAGCATATCGCCGTGCCCTCAAGGAGAAATATAGAGGATTACCAGAAATCAGAAGAATACAAAGGCATCATCATGTTCCTGCTCTAGTGCTCAAACAGAGCAGACAGAAACAAGAGAGCCAAGCAGCCAagagaagaagagaaaTCAACAGAGCTCTCCACTCAAAGGATGGAACCATAACacaagaaaaggaaaaacCAGTCATAAACCAAGTAGAATAA
- a CDS encoding hypothetical protein (encoded by transcript BEWA_032240A) encodes MFKDKASVPTGLISHENKKTTVTDGHTGHYSIKGITHNTSKVLSDAFNGTCENRSDTTSETNRPERDNFDDLSNYLIFNESKSSCNLKDEGISEKLAKESQIKPNSGSENIFNPLKETEYVWKPGFCLQLGSKGRKAMLKLLRNAYKSNKNFKRVFEKKNPPTTISNLPFFRVSMLWELAHDLNVFDEAILIHKCFGKVKNKTRSPIRNACETFNNATKDELNGNLIKGTEKCGNHLHYESECILSTETIPNQMLSKVHDIGITYLHNCNNQHTDKIEDKAPEISQIKHTNDFDPDEHDILFKRVFQLDSSTLKLSTSPSSLSTEVTSLNDGQTNEDENLLPNDSEQFDTLAGMSIPLGLLKDGENILSGQKCHEDEKVQNVQTRRANDTTREEFGKLALYLSREYKFLNADKSS; translated from the exons ATGTTTAAAGATAAAGCGAGTGTACCAACTGGCCTTATCAGtcatgaaaataaaaagacTACCGTCACAGATGGTCACACTGGACATTATAGTATCAAGGGAATAACCCACAACACTAGCAAAGTGCTCAGTGATGCATTCAATGGAACATGCGAAAATAGAAGTGATACCACATCCGAAACTAACCGACCTGAACGTGACAACTTTGATGATTTGTCAAACTATTTAATATTTAACGAAAGTAAATCAAGTTGTAACTTGAAAGATGAAGGCATTTCTGAAAAACTAGCCAAAGAATCTCAAATCAAACCAAACTCTGGATCTGAGAATATATTTAATCCCTTAAAGGAAACAGAATATGTTTGGAAACCTGGTTTCTGTCTACAGCTGGGCTCAAAGGGGAGAAAAGCCATGCTCAAACTACTTCGAAATGCATACAAGAGTaataaaaactttaaaagGGTTTTTGAAAAAAAGAACCCACCTACAACAATCAGCAACTTACCCTTCTTCAGAGTATCAATGTTATGGGAACTTGCTCATGATCTAAATGTCTTTGATGAAGCAATCTTAATTCACAAGTGTTTTGGGAAGGTGAAGAACAAGACAAGAAGTCCGATACGTAATGCTTGTGAAACATTCAATAATGCAACTAAAG ACGAATTAAATGGCAATTTGATAAAGGGTACTGAAAAATGTGGAAATCATCTACATTATGAATCAGAATGTATATTGTCGACTGAAACAATTCCAAACCAGATGCTCAGCAAAGTGCATGACATTGGTATAACATACCTTCACAATTGCAATAATCAACATACAGATAAAATAGAGGACAAAGCTCCTGAAATTTCACAGATAAAACATACAAACGATTTCGATCCAGACGAACACGATATCCTATTCAAGAGGGTTTTCCAATTAGACAGCTCTACATTGAAACTTTCTACTTCACCCAGTTCACTTTCTACCGAAGTAACTTCACTAAATGATGGACAAacaaatgaagatgaaaacTTGCTACCCAATGACTCTGAGCAATTTGACACTTTAGCTGGAATGTCCATACCATTAGGCTTGTTAAAAGATGGGGAAAACATCTTGTCTGGACAAAAGTGTCATGAAGACGAAAAGGTACAAAATGTTCAAACACGTAGGGCAAACGATACAACTCGCGAGGAGTTTGGAAAACTCGCACTCTATTTATCCAGGGAgtacaaatttttgaatGCTGACAAAAGTTCATAA